A stretch of DNA from Anopheles ziemanni chromosome 3, idAnoZiCoDA_A2_x.2, whole genome shotgun sequence:
CGTTGACGGGATCGGCGGTGTACTCGACGACGCGACGGGTGCCATCGGGCTCAACCAGAGCGTACGATCCAGTGACAACATCTCCCGAGCGGgactcctgctgctgcttgttgTCTCCGGTCACGGCATCCTATGGGAATCGGATCGAATGAGGAAAACGGTTCCGTTGTTCCTTATCCGGAGGTTACTTACGGCAACGGCGTAGCTGTAGCTGTACTGCGGGTTGGGGTCGTAGTCGGCGGTGGCAACCTTGGCAACAGCTGGGTAGGCCAGAGGGGCGGCAACCTTGGCGACGGCGGGGTAGGCTCCCAGAGGCGCGTGGTATCCTCCCAGAGGAGCGTGGTAGGCGGCTCCCAGAGGAGCGTGGTAGGCGGCTCCCAGCGGGCTCGGGTAGCCGATGGCAACGGCGTTGGCGACGGCCACGATGGCGGCGAAGACGGCGAACTGCAAAAGATCATCCCAATACAGGAGGGGTATTTGTTAGTTGAATCATGTCCACACGAACTATCCATATGTTCCCGGGTGGAGCTTACTTTGAATGCCATTTTAAGGTTGTGCTGCTCGTATGTTCTTACTAGACCGATCAAATGACTCTGGTATCGTTTCGAGAGCACGGACGCCTTTTTATATCAAAACGCCCTTCTACTTTGCTACCATTCCTGGGAAAGTGCCTTTTCCTAGCCATTGGCCATAGCTTTGGCCATAGTTGCTTCAGCTCGAAAGAGAACTTGTTTGATACTTCATTGCTATTCATTTGTGGGGGACGGTAAGATTATCCTGTTTAGATTGTAGTCGTTGCAATGAGGTTATATCTTACACATAGCTTCATATTTTCTCACTAAaccattaattaatttaaatattgttaGTAAAGGGAAATTTTTCAGTAACACCTGAATTGCTTTCTACcaaattgttttgttgaaaCTCTCTCATTattgaaatatgaaaattacaGTTTTCAATTACTTCTGCTtacattttgttattttatcattACCTTATATTCtattattatgtttattttgcatttttttattttgactgACTCGAGAATCGATCGCAGTTATAATACCTTTGCGATAACAACAATGAAAACAAGTCATCTGATCATAAAAGCAGGATCAATGATAAATTATTAGCattagaagtaaaaaaaatataaatttgctCGATtaggagatttttttttgcaatgaaTCTCTAACTAAAACAATCATATTTTTTCTGCACATACTCGAAGAGTTTTGTTCAGCTATTTTATAAAAGTTAAACTCCATCAAgtgaaaaagtaaatttttatATAGAATTACTTGTACACTAAGTTCGATGTGTtcgactgccaagcgtttttagtgCACTTTTGTTTTAGTGTAACGATTTTTGATAAAGCTTGTTTATGAAGTTCATTAAACCGTCGGTTTCCAAAAAACCAAGCGAAAACTCAGCATTCCAAAGAgtacatttttgttattaCTGTAGCTTTTCTGTTGCCTTTTCATttattataaataatttttaaaactaatgaCAGATAGAGtattgttgtgtgtgtttaattTAAGGCGTTGGGTTTTTTAAACTTACCATGCGTTAGAAATACGTGATATTCAACGGTTTATGTTACAACATAGaactatgtttaaaaaaattgttaacCTCTTCTTTTGAgtggtttattttataaacaacaTTTCAACACAACAATTATTTTGTTGCCAATTAaacatgaaatattttatcagTTCATCTAATTTTCATATCTTTAATACATCTCGTTatagaaacacattttaagAAATCCATAGTAAGATTTCTTGTTTGTATTATACAAAATTTCATAGTAATAGAAAACGTTtactattttgtttctttagttTTGATGCCCCCAATCTTGTACATGATTCAAACTAATGCCGCCAGGGTTATAGTCAAAGTATTATATTCTACCTTAAACCTTAACACTTATACTTGAGAGTTTGATAATTCTTCCTGGAGTTATTAAGCTTTGAATAATAACTAAAACTGGAGATAAACATCGTCGACTAGTATTAGAAACATCAGAAGAGGGTTTGTTTAgattggtttttgttattttatcgcTGAGAGTTATCCATACAATACCCAAACAatagattaatgaatcttaaaatacaatacattgaattattataatattacAGCACACAGAGGTTCAGCCAAAAGTTAAGGAAATGTCTGATTTTAGTATCGAAATTGATATCAGAGTGCTGAAAACTTCGAATTACAATCAAAATGTGACGAATTATAGAATGTATTTCTCAGTTGTTCGTTTATATGGACGTAATAAGGCAAGTGAAAGTTCTTTTGTAGAagttgcttttattttcatcaatgttCAGGCTGATGAGACCCGCTAACAAAACAGTAACAATAGCTTAGCACATCTAGTCACACAGTCAAAACATGAATGAACTAATCCATGCGTCATATACAGCAGAAACAATGGCAGATGTTGTTTCCATATCTACAAAATGCAAGGAGTTTTCTTGCTTCGCTCaagaatgaaattgaaaaactacagATAGGTTCAATGAGTAGATGGGAAGGTGAGAGGAAATAGTGGCAAATAAATACAGGATACGGTATCTAATGACTTGAAGAAAGTTCGATGATGTCTAGAGAAGAGATCCGTTGCTTAACCGAGGATGGCCTTGCCGTAGGCGGGGTAGCCGTAGGGAGCGAGCGGGGCGGCAACCTTGGCGACGGCCGGGTAGGCGTACGGTGCGGCGATCTTGGCGATCGGGGCGACGGCCTTCACGGCCAGCGGCTCACGGTGGACGACAGCGTTGAATCCGTTGACGGGATCGGCGGTGTACTCGACGACGCGACGGGTGCCATCGGGCTCAACCAGAGCGTACGATCCAGTGACAACATCTCCCGAGCGGgactcctgctgctgcttgttgTCTCCGGTCACGGCATCCTGTGAAAGTCGGATCGAATAAGGAAAACGGTTCCATTGTGCTTTACC
This window harbors:
- the LOC131289700 gene encoding larval cuticle protein A2B-like, producing MAFKFAVFAAIVAVANAVAIGYPSPLGAAYHAPLGAAYHAPLGGYHAPLGAYPAVAKVAAPLAYPAVAKVATADYDPNPQYSYSYAVADAVTGDNKQQQESRSGDVVTGSYALVEPDGTRRVVEYTADPVNGFNAVVHREPLAVKAVAPVAKIAAPYAPYGYPAYGKAILG
- the LOC131289699 gene encoding larval cuticle protein A2B-like codes for the protein MAFKFAVFAAIVAVANAVAIGYPSPLGAAYHAPLGAAYHAPLGAAYHAPLGGYHAPLGAYPAVAKVAAPLAYPAVAKVATADYDPNPQYSYSYSVADAVTGDNKQQQESRSGDVVTGSYALVEPDGTRRVVEYTADPVNGFNAVVHREPLAVKAVAPIAKIAAPYAYPAVAKVAAPLAPYGYPAYGKAILG